From the genome of Uranotaenia lowii strain MFRU-FL chromosome 1, ASM2978415v1, whole genome shotgun sequence, one region includes:
- the LOC129737779 gene encoding uncharacterized protein LOC129737779, giving the protein MSDPANDTLKNVEKSVNNHNCMYCEAVDSEDDMVQCDMCNFWSHYQCAGVTDAVKSVPWNCTKCSNLLHVPKIRKPIKKNVSKRTGSAKSDVGTELREGRPSIQESLSLLEQESAAIEQQLQEEKMLHDRRLELERSVNEKRRALQQKMQEEKLRQEKLQLEQQLADHKDFLIRQKQMRDQFRKMKADLSQEFESEEEDSDPDVGSAKTKAWVETQEDPRGAYPKKPAAAPRSFPLTVRNALVERHGETDSEQSGMGRQRKHEPLATSSKGEAQAEKKKNVDTDHRFKELLEHYLKANGSQQEPEASEPEESELEKLEQALIRKLLERNTLGRACSVSSGPTKEQLAARQAASKHLPTFRGEPEVWPQFISCFEYTTEACGYTNTDNLKRLQDSLQGLAKEAVQSRLLMPESVPEVIEDLRQLFGNPEKLLKSLMAKVRKVQAPRVDKLESFLYFGITVKQLCDHLVAAKLHDHLSNPMLVAELVDKLPSDYQLDWVRFKRGRTDLPLRMFADFMKGIVSEVSEVADFNGEQNTAVAEGRRMYKRKERVNAHDTKVFPVVQNTMPARTRKPCPMCNRTDHKLRFCDDFASLSLPDRQRLVDRLKLCNICLCDHGKMKCTFKVRCEIRSCKGNHHTLLHRHEEAVNVTVAECNPHYNVDRSVIFRMIPITLHHGGKAVQTLAFLDEGASTTLVESSLADSLGVEGTPEPLVIVWTGNVKRNEDSSRKIDLLVSAVDSRRKFMMSSAHTVGELKLPLHRACYRSIVDKYHHLDGVPLSSTKMEVPRVLIGLDNLHLFAPLESKVGAPGEPIAVRSALGWAIYGPDSRLEQQQNHYLNHHLVQSLNNRQLHDLMAEQYAQEELQIAQGNPIESEEIRRARETLESTTVRVGDRFETGLLWKQEPVFPDSYPMALNRLKSLERRFQREPHMKQNVNQQIEYYLTKGYCHKATAEELKSTNPSSVWYLPLNVVLNPKKPHKVRLVWDAAAKSQGVSLNSFLLKGPDLLASLPAVISKFRERRVAVGGDIKEMYHQLRIREADKQAQRFLFRFPEDDHPTVFVMDVATFGAASSPCSAQYVKNLNAQQFSTRYPAAAQAIVHRHYVDDYYDSFDTEEEAIERTREVRWIHSKGGFEITNWTSNSTAVLRSLGVGGGSRESIHLNQDKVTDYERVLGIMWDTQNDVFSFAVPTNVAATEAEPPKKRGVLSTVMSLFDPIGLLAPFTVLGKMLMQDLWRAGCDWDQRIDGECLDKWRQWVAMFSLVEGVRIPRCNFGSTPSDRFGQIQLHIFSDAGENAYGSVAYLRICVENTVKCSLVMARSKVAPIKLLSIPRLELKAAVLGAHLSHTVKNNHSLPIHQIFYWSDSRTVLSWIQSDQRRYQPFVGFRIGEILSLSKLTDWRYVPTKLNVADSLTKWGRLPDLSSEGSWFRGPEFLYQQPSEWPQQNLPAANTRTEIKAIHLFHGVELPSCFIDVTRFSKWNVAVRTVACIFRFISNCRRRAAGKSIEAVLSTPKLKKLIKVEIPFVVVPLRQDEHRCAENTLFKLAQSESYSDEIKILKKNAELPFQNWFPLEKSSPLYKLVPLIDADGVLRMEGRSEKAEFLPFDLRFPIILPRSHYVTDLLIQQYHERFGHGFRETVKNEIKQRFLISGLTNLIRRTERSCVWCKVRKCLPKNPRMAALPVQRLTPFKRPFNFVGIDYLGPVEVVVGRRREKRWVAVFTCMVVRAVHLEVVHSLTAQSCIMAIRRFISRRGPASEYFTDNGTNFRGASKEIIQRVREIDAVCADEFTTAITSWHFIPPGTPHMGGAWERMVRSVKQVMAALDDGRRLNDEILLTTLAETEDMINSRPLTLVTTDSVMGALCPNVFLRGSDPNEPHEVIQPTHPAEALRDAYKRSQQLSDELWKRWIREYVPTVNQRSKWFSETNPLKKGDLVYVVEGSRRKAWVRGVIEEPIVSGDGRVRQALVRTTGGVFRRGTANLAVLEIADRVQTVGPESAAHHATSDTGGNADPVAPESESGPGLRRLVELAAGPNCYRPKRFRRRIKSSVGNQQCSEVRCPTSYWHFRKVRQQHPTRIGQQLPAKFAECVIHSQVTESSRIRMPGSRSPARIRESSHQASGTQPPAGTSNNTSDLRMIQRSAVSRPVRRQSPTRVVQHLPAKFAECFGNNQFTESSRIRMPGSRSPARPRRSSHQVGEKRPVRFVDFIAASQQNRKMISVATLCVVMTLRANRIIDGESSSEAVHVLSE; this is encoded by the exons ATGTCGGATCCGGCGAATGATACGCTCAAGAATGTGGAGAAATCGGTCAACAATCACAACTGCATGTATTGCGAGGCAGTTGATAGTGAAGATGACATGGTCCAATGCGACATGTGTAACTTTTGGAGCCACTATCAATGCGCGGGAGTTACCGATGCAGTGAAGAGTGTGCCATGGAACTGCACGAAATGCAGTAACTTGTTGCACGTTCCCAAAATAAGGAAACCAATTAAAAAGAACGTTTCCAAACGGACGGGAAGTGCGAAAAGCGATGTCGGAACGGAGCTTCGAGAAGGTCGGCCATCGATTCAAGAATCTCTGAGCCTTCTCGAACAAGAATCGGCTGCGATCGAGCAGCAACTGCAGGAGGAAAAAATGCTGCACGACAGACGCTTGGAATTGGAGAGATCGGTGAACGAGAAAAGGCGTGCACTGCAACAAAAGATGCAGGAGGAGAAACTTCGCCAGGAGAAGCTGCAACTGGAACAGCAGTTGGCGGACCACAAGGACTTCTTGATCCGGCAGAAGCAGATGCGCGACCAGTTCCGGAAAATGAAAGCCGATCTGAGTCAGGAGTTTGAGAGCGAAGAAGAGGACAGCGATCCGGATGTTGGTTCCGCGAAGACGAAGGCGTGGGTAGAGACGCAAGAAGATCCCCGCGGAGCTTACCCCAAGAAGCCGGCAGCAGCGCCAAGGAGTTTCCCTCTCACTGTGCGTAACGCGTTGGTGGAACGGCATGGCGAGACAGATTCGGAACAGAGCGGGATGGGACGCCAACGCAAACACGAACCATTGGCGACGTCATCGAAAGGCGAGGCTCAAgcggagaagaagaagaatgtgGATACCGACCATCGTTTCAAAGAGCTGTTGGAGCATTATTTGAAGGCAAATGGATCGCAACAGGAGCCGGAAGCATCCGAACCAGAAGAGTCTGAGCTAGAAAAGCTTGAACAGGCTTTGATTAGGAAGTTGTTAGAACGTAACACGTTAGGACGAGCTTGTAGTGTAAGTTCAGGGCCGACTAAAGAACAGTTGGCTGCACGACAAGCTGCGTCCAAACATCTTCCTACTTTTCGAGGCGAGCCAGAGGTGTGGCCCCAATTCATCAGCTGCTTCGAATACACCACGGAGGCGTGTGGGTACACAAATACCGACAATTTGAAGAGACTTCAAGACAGCCTTCAAGGACTAGCCAAGGAAGCAGTTCAAAGCCGGTTGCTCATGCCTGAGTCGGTGCCTGAGGTCATCGAAGATCTGCGTCAACTGTTCGGTAATCCGGAAAAGCTGTTGAAGTCACTGATGGCGAAAGTACGGAAGGTACAAGCCCCTCGAGTGGACAAGTTAGAGTCGTTCCTGTACTTCGGGATCACGGTAAAGCAGTTGTGTGATCACCTTGTTGCGGCCAAGCTACACGACCACTTGAGCAACCCCATGCTGGTAGCGGAACTCGTCGATAAGCTGCCATCCGATTATCAATTGGATTGGGTACGCTTTAAGAGAGGTAGGACTGATCTTCCTCTTCGTATGTTTGCTGATTTCATGAAGGGAATCGTGTCGGAAGTTTCTGAGGTGGCTGACTTCAACGGAGAGCAGAACACTGCGGTTGCGGAAGGACGGCGAATGTACAAAAGGAAGGAGCGCGTGAATGCCCACGACACTAAAGTGTTTCCGGTCGTGCAGAATACGATGCCGGCGAGAACGAGAAAGCCCTGCCCGATGTGCAATCGCACAGACCACAAACTAAGGTTCTGTGACGATTTTGCGTCACTTTCATTACCGGATCGTCAAAGGTTGGTTGATAGACTCAAGCTGTGCAACATTTGTCTGTGTGACCATGGGAAGATGAAGTGCACCTTCAAAGTACGGTGCGAGATACGGAGCTGCAAAGGAAATCACCACACGCTGCTGCACAGGCACGAGGAAGCAGTTAACGTTACCGTAGCGGAGTGCAACCCACATTACAATGTCGATCGGTCAGTAATCTTCAGAATGATACCGATTACTTTGCATCATGGAGGAAAGGCGGTTCAAACCTTGGCGTTCCTGGACGAAGGAGCTTCAACAACACTTGTTGAGAGCTCTCTAGCAGATTCGTTGGGCGTCGAGGGAACTCCGGAACCCCTGGTCATCGTGTGGACAGGAAATGTTAAGCGGAATGAAGATAGTTCGAGGAAAATCGACCTGCTGGTATCTGCCGTGGATTCTCGTAGAAAGTTCATGATGTCGTCTGCCCACACTGTCGGAGAATTGAAGCTGCCTCTACATAGGGCCTGTTACAGAAGTATCGTAGATAAATATCACCACTTAGATGGAGTTCCTTTGTCGAGTACCAAAATGGAAGTTCCCAGAGTACTTATCGGCCTCGACAACCTTCATCTATTCGCTCCTCTGGAGTCCAAGGTTGGTGCACCAGGAGAACCGATAGCCGTACGTTCAGCGTTGGGTTGGGCAATCTACGGTCCTGATTCTCGACTGGAGCAGCAGCAGAATCACTATTTGAACCATCATCTTGTTCAAAGCTTGAACAATCGTCAGCTTCACGATCTGATGGCGGAGCAGTACGCTCAGGAAGAGCTTCAGATAGCACAAGGCAACCCCATAGAATCGGAGGAGATCCGGAGGGCCCGTGAGACCCTGGAATCGACAACTGTCCGAGTAGGAGACCGCTTCGAAACGGGGCTACTTTGGAAGCAGGAGCCTGTTTTTCCAGATAGCTATCCGATGGCGCTAAACCGACTGAAGAGCCTGGAACGACGTTTTCAACGAGAGCCGCATATGAAGCAGAACGTGAACCAGCAGATTGAATACTACCTGACCAAAGGCTACTGTCATAAGGCCACGGCAGAAGAGCTGAAAAGTACCAATCCTTCTTCCGTGTGGTATCTTCCTCTTAATGTCGTGCTGAATCCTAAGAAACCGCATAAGGTACGTTTGGTGTGGGACGCGGCGGCCAAATCGCAAGGTGTTTCACTCAATTCTTTCCTGCTCAAAGGCCCCGATCTATTGGCATCACTTCCGGCGGTCATCAGCAAGTTTCGAGAGCGACGAGTTGCAGTGGGAGGTGACATCAAAGAGATGTACCATCAGCTCAGGATTAGAGAGGCAGATAAGCAGGCGCAAAGGTTTCTTTTCCGGTTCCCGGAAGACGATCATCCTACCgttttcgtcatggacgtgGCCACCTTCGGCGCTGCCAGTTCTCCATGCTCGGCGCAATACGTCAAGAACCTGAATGCCCAGCAGTTTTCCACTCGCTATCCAGCAGCAGCACAGGCCATCGTTCACCGCCATTATGTCGATGACTACTACGACAGCTTCGACACCGAAGAGGAAGCCATCGAGCGAACCAGAGAGGTACGTTGGATCCACTCGAAAGGTGGATTCGAGATCACCAACTGGACGTCTAATTCTACAGCTGTTCTTCGAAGTTTGGGAGTgggtggtggctccagagagtcaatCCATTTGAACCAAGACAAGGTGACGGATTACGAACGAGTTCTCGGCATCATGTGGGACACACAGAACGACGTGTTTTCCTTTGCGGTGCCCACAAACGTAGCGGCTACAGAGGCAGAACCACCAAAGAAAAGGGGAGTCCTGAGCACGGTCATGTCGCTGTTCGATCCAATCGGCCTGTTGGCTCCATTTACGGTGTTGGGAAAGATGCTCATGCAAGACCTGTGGCGAGCGGGTTGCGACTGGGACCAGCGTATCGACGGAGAGTGCCTGGATAAGTGGCGACAGTGGGTCGCAATGTTTTCTCTGGTCGAGGGTGTTCGGATTCCAAGATGCAACTTTGGATCGACACCTTCTGACCGATTTGGCCAAATACAGCTACATATCTTCAGTGATGCCGGGGAGAATGCGTACGGAAGCGTCGCGTATCTACGGATTTGTGTGGAAAATACTGTAAAATGTTCGTTGGTGATGGCTCGATCGAAAGTAGCACCGATAAAACTTCTTTCCATTCCACGGCTTGAACTGAAAGCAGCAGTCTTGGGAGCGCACCTGAGTCACACCGTTAAGAACAACCATTCCCTTCCtattcatcaaattttctactGGAGTGATTCTCGAACTGTTCTCTCCTGGATTCAAAGCGACCAACGTCGTTATCAGCCGTTCGTCGGCTTCCGTATCGGAGAAATTCTGAGTCTCTCCAAGCTGACAGACTGGCGCTACGTTCCAACCAAGCTAAATGTAGCAGATTCGCTCACCAAATGGGGTCGTCTTCCGGATCTCTCGAGCGAAGGTTCATGGTTTCGTGGCCCGGAGTTCCTGTACCAGCAGCCGTCGGAATGGCCTCAACAGAATCTTCCCGCTGCAAATACACGAACAGAAATCAAGGCAATACACCTTTTTCACGGTGTTGAGCTTCCAAGTTGCTTTATCGACGTGACTAGATTTTCGAAGTGGAATGTTGCAGTTCGCACCGTGGCGTGCATTTTCCGATTCATCTCCAACTGCCGGCGCAGAGCAGCTGGCAAATCCATCGAAGCAGTCCTTTCGACTCCAAAGCTTAAAAAGCTCATCAAGGTTGAAATTCCTTTTGTAGTGGTTCCGTTGCGGCAAGACGAGCATCGATGTGCTGAAAATACTCTCTTCAAGTTGGCTCAGAGCGAGTCGTACAGCGACGAAATCAAGATATTGAAGAAGAATGCAGAATTACCTTTTCAAAATTGGTTTCCACTAGAAAAGTCCAGCCCTCTCTACAAGCTTGTGCCTTTGATCGACGCCGATGGTGTGTTGAGGATGGAAGGTCGTTCTGAAAAGGCAGAGTTCCTCCCTTTCGATCTTCGCTTTCCGATAATTCTACCAAGATCTCACTACGTTACGGATCTTTTAATTCAACAATACCATGAAAGGTTTGGGCATGGATTTCGAGAGACGGTGAAGAATGAAATCAAGCAACGTTTTCTGATTAGCGGTCTTACCAATTTGATAAGACGAACTGAACGAAGCTGCGTGTGGTGTAAGGTCCGAAAATGTCTGCCGAAGAATCCACGAATGGCTGCACTTCCTGTACAAAGATTAACTCCATTTAAACGTCCATTTAACTTCGTGGGCATTGATTACCTGGGTCCTGTTGAAGTCGTCGTCGGCCGCCGCAGAGAAAAACGCTGGGTTGCGGTGTTCACGTGCATGGTTGTTAGAGCGGTGCATTTGGAAGTAGTCCACAGTCTTACCGCGCAATCATGCATCATGGCGATCCGCCGTTTCATCAGCCGCCGAGGTCCAGCCTCCGAATACTTCACAGACAACGGGACGAACTTCCGAGGTGCGAGTAAGGAGATAATCCAACGGGTACGAGAAATTGATGCTGTTTGTGCCGATGAATTTACGACTGCTATCACGAGTTGGCACTTCATCCCACCTGGAACACCCCACATGGGAGGGGCGTGGGAAAGGATGGTGCGCTCGGTGAAGCAAGTCATGGCCGCTTTGGACGACGGGCGTCGATTGAACGACGAAATCCTCCTGACTACGCTTGCTGAAACTGAGGACATGATCAACAGCCGGCCCCTAACTCTTGTAACCACGGACTCAGTGATGGGTGCACTTTGTCCAAATGTCTTCCTGCGAGGTTCAGATCCCAACGAGCCGCATGAAGTCATTCAACCTACGCATCCTGCAGAAGCACTTCGCGATGCTTACAAGAGATCGCAGCAGCTGTCCGACGAGTTATGGAAGCGGTGGATTAGAGAGTACGTGCCGACAGTCAATCAAAGGTCCAAGTGGTTCTCCGAAACAAATCCTCTAAAGAAAGGGGATCTCGTATACGTGGTCGAAGGCAGTCGACGCAAAGCATGGGTTCGAGGAGTCATCGAGGAGCCGATCGTTTCTGGTGACGGAAGAGTCCGTCAAGCTTTGGTACGCACAACTGGTGGTGTTTTTCGACGTGGAACGGCGAATCTGGCGGTACTAGAGATTGCTGACAGAGTCCAGACGGTGGGTCCAGAGAGTGCCGCTCATCATGCAACTTCTGATACTGGTGGTAACGCTGAtccggtggctccagagagtgaatcCGGACCAGGTTTACGG cGACTGGTTGAGTTGGCAGCAGGGCCGAATTGCTACAGGCCAAAGAGGTTCCGACGACGGATAAAAAGCAGTGTCGGCAACCAGCAGTGTTCGGAAGTGCGGTGCCCAACCTCCTACTGGCATTTCCGGAAAGTTAGGCAGCAACATCCAACTCGAATCGGCCAGCAGCTCCCGGCCAAGTTCGCTGAGTGTGTCATCCACAGCCAGGTTACCGAAAGCAGCAGAATCCGGATGCCCGGTTCCCGGTCCCCTGCTCGCATCCGTGAATCTTCGCATCAAGCCAGCGGCACCCAACCACCTGCGGGCACTTCCAACAACACGAGCGATCTCCGCATGATTCAACGAAGTGCCGTTTCACGTCCAGTTAGGCGGCAATCTCCGACCCGAGTCGTCCAGCATCTACCGGCCAAGTTCGCTGAGTGTTTCGGCAACAACCAGTTCACCGAAAGCAGCAGAATCCGGATGCCCGGTTCCCGGTCCCCTGCTCGCCCCCGCAGATCATCGCATCAGGTTGGCGAAAAGCGTCCTGTGAGGTTCGTGGACTTCATCGCAGCCAGCCAGCAGAACCGGAAAATGATTTCTGTTGCGACACTTTGTGTGGTGATGACACTGCGGGCGAACAGGATCATCGACGGAGAGAGTTCCAGCGAAGCAGTTCATGTGTTGAGTGAGTAG
- the LOC129756954 gene encoding uncharacterized protein LOC129756954 produces MHLADSDTGGNMREADGRNTGAARGSRMISPEQNSSSSTSESSAPAIIGTTTDYSPNPKPPLALEKDTNSTASSYIPAFTVTVLENSQPSQLTSICPSVGPVESTVTATVHQASLPAAAIIIGRQVSGSSTEGNMPYSGNGGSGFRSSFNGRVPFARMLSSNPSSDRRSGNAGAEIYPISASSSIAS; encoded by the exons ATGCATCTTGCAGATTCGGATACGGGTG GTAACATGCGGGAAGCAGACGGAAGAAATACTGGAGCAGCTAGAGGTTCAAGAATGATTTCTCCGGAACAAAATTCCTCTTCATCGACTTCTGAATCGTCAGCTCCGGCCATCATCGGAACAACCACAGACTACTCGCCGAACCCAAAGCCACCGCTAGCACTCGAAAAGGATACGAACAGCACAGCCAGCAGCTACATTCCAGCATTCACAGTTACTGTACTCGAGAATTCCCAGCCCTCTCAGCTGACTTCGATTTGCCCATCTGTTGGCCCCGTAGAATCAACCGTGACTGCAACCGTTCATCAAGCTTCGCTACCGGCTGCGGCCATCATTATTGGAAGGCAAGTTTCCGGTAGTTCTACCGAAGGCAACATGCCATACAGTGGCAACGGGGGATCCGGTTTCCGTAGCTCCTTTAATGGACGCGTTCCATTCGCTCGTATGCTTTCCAGCAACCCTAGCAGTGATCGGCGCTCCGGGAATGCCGGTGCTGAAATCTATCCTATTTCGGCATCTTCGTCGATTGCCAGCTAG
- the LOC129756974 gene encoding uncharacterized protein LOC129756974 has product MCVGWCNLLAAEEGINKLSREERNFPPGAPEYRKRHRSEGLLAFTGGKKNRKTTDLIPWDSTPFKRKFHIISPQQTAFRLSKKNVLAGRARNAATSKFTEPGTQPKCPEPRSINLRGSIRGQRWQVAGES; this is encoded by the exons ATGTGCGTCGGTTGGTGTAATCTGCTGGCAGCTGAAGAAGGTATCAACAAATTATCTCGTGAGGAGCGCAATTTTCCACCGGGAGCCCCCGAGTACAGAAAACGTCATCGATCTGAGGGCCTGCTGGCGTTTACCGGTGgcaaaaaaaataggaaaactaCGG ATTTAATTCCATGGGATTCTACGCCGTTCAAAAGgaaatttcatatcatttcaCCACAGCAGACCGCTTTTAGgctctcgaaaaaaaatgtgttggcCGGAAGGGCTCGAAATGCTGCTACCTCGAAATTTACGGAGCCGGGAACCCAGCCCAAGTGTCCGGAGCCAAGAAGTATCAACCTGCGAGGATCTATCCGAGGACAGCGATGGCAGGTTGCTGGCGAAAGTTAA